A part of Anabas testudineus chromosome 9, fAnaTes1.2, whole genome shotgun sequence genomic DNA contains:
- the acsl2 gene encoding long-chain-fatty-acid--CoA ligase 1 has product MHLQEWLKSLCSSAGLKGSEHEDVWRLLPSQPLSSLFLSTSSLLGLGALASLTAYWLVTRPRPMRPPCDLQAQSVAVRGDPSCRRSALLKDDLLQDFYYENTRTAYDMFQRGLKISGNGPCLGFRKPGQPYQWISYTEVAQQAQELGSGLLAKGCRANPEQFVGIFAQNRPEWMISELACYTYSMAVVPLYDTLGMEAMVHILNLAEISLVICDREEKAASLLENKEKGKTPKLSCLVLFNDFSDAFVEKAKKCEVEVLKLEQLMDLGRQNLKDPVPPQPQDLAVVCFTSGTTGKPKGAMITHGNIASNTSSVIKILEGSFVIQQDDVSISYLPLAHMFERMIQVTMFCHGARVGFYQGDISLLMDDIKTLKPTFFPVVPRLLNRIYDKILGSVTSPLRRALLHYAVRRKQAELRSGIVRNNSLWDKLVFNRIQTSLGGNLRFALTASAPISPTVLSFLRATLGCLIFEGYGQTECTAGCTFSMPGDWSTGHVGSPLPCAMVKLVDIPDMNYYAKNGEGEICIRGPSVFKGYLKDPEKTAEALDTDGWLHSGDVGQWLPNGTLRIIDRKKHIFKLSQGEYIAPEKIENAYMRCVPVLQVFVHGDSLQSYLIAIVVPDPEVFVSWAKERGFVGSYEELCQNPDVKSAVLEEMKAVGKQAGLMSFEQVKDIYLHPEMFSVANGLLTPTLKSRRTDIRRVFQEQISSMYSKTAI; this is encoded by the exons ATGCATCTCCAGGAGTGGCTAAAATCACTTTGCTCCAGCGCTGGACTGAAAGGGTCTGAGCATGAGGACGTCTGGAGGCTTCTTCCGTCTCagcctctgtcctctctgtttctgtcaacCTCCTCTCTGCTGGGTTTAGGAGCCCTCGCCTCCCTCACCGCGTACTGGCTGGTGACGCGTCCTCGACCCATGCGTCCTCCCTGTGATCTGCAAGCCCAGTCTGTAGCTGTCCGT GGAGATCCTAGCTGCAGGCGATCAGCTCTTCTTAAAGATGACCTGCTGCAGGATTTTTACTACGAGAACACCAGGACGGCCTATGACATGTTCCAGAGAGGCCTAAAGATCTCAG GAAACGGCCCATGTCTTGGTTTCAGGAAGCCGGGGCAGCCCTACCAGTGGATCTCCTACACTGAG GTGGCCCAGCAGGCGCAGGAACTGGGCTCTGGGCTGTTAGCTAAGGGGTGCCGGGCGAACCCAGAGCAGTTTGTTGGGATTTTTGCACAGAACAGACCAGAG TGGATGATCTCAGAGCTGGCCTGCTACACCTACTCCATGGCAGTGGTGCCTCTGTATGACACACTGGGGATGGAGGCCATGGTGCATATCCTCAACCTGG CGGAGATCTCGCTGGTGATCTGCGACCGGGAGGAGAAGGCGGCATCTTTGTTAGAGAACAAGGAGAAAGGCAAGACTCCGAAGCTGTCCTGCCTGGTTCTCTTTAACGACTTCAGTGATGCTTTCGTGGAGAAGGCGAAGAAATGCGAGGTGGAGGTTTTGAAACTGGAGCAGCTTATG GACCTGGGAAGACAGAACCTCAAAGATCCTGTG CCGCCCCAGCCCCAGGATCTGGCCGTGGTTTGCTTCACCAGTGGAACCACAG GGAAGCCCAAGGGAGCCATGATCACCCACGGCAACATCGCCTCCAACACTTCCTCTGTCATTAAGATCCTGGAG GGATCGTTTGTGATCCAGCAAGACGATGTGTCGATCTCTTACCTGCCACTTGCCCACATGTTTGAGAGGATGATCCAG GTCACTATGTTCTGCCACGGGGCCAGAGTAGGATTCTACCAAGGGGACATTTCTCTGCTTATGGACGACATTAAAACTCTCAAACCGACCTTCTTTCCTGTTGTGCCTCGTCTACTCAATCGCATCTATGACAAG ATCCTGGGTTCTGTGACCTCTCCGCTGCGACGGGCTTTGCTTCACTACGCTGTGAGGAGAAAGCAGGCAGAGCTCCGAAGCGGGATTGTGCGCAACAACAGCCTGTGGGACAAACTGGTCTTCAACAGGATTCAG ACCAGTTTAGGAGGTAATCTACGGTTTGCCCTGACAGCTTCGGCACCCATCTCCCCCACTGTGCTGTCCTTCCTCAGAGCCACTCTTGGCTGTCTTATATTTGAAGGTTACGGTCAGACGGAGTGCACTGCGGGCTGCACTTTTTCCATGCCAGGAGACTGGAGCACAG gCCATGTTGGCTCACCTTTACCTTGTGCTATGGTGAAGCTGGTTGACATCCCAGACATGAACTACTATGCTAAGAacggagagggagag ATTTGCATCCGTGGCCCCAGTGTGTTCAAAGGTTACCTGAAGGACCCAGAAAAGACAGCTGAAGCCTTAGACACTGACGGCTGGCTGCATAGTGGGGACGTGGGCCAGTGGCTTCCA aATGGGACACTACGCATCATTGACAGAAAAAAGCACATCTTTAAATTGTCCCAGGGGGAGTACATTGCTCCAGAGAAGATAGAAAATGCTTACATGCGATGTGTTCCTGTGCTCCAGGTGTTTGTGCATGGAGATAGTTTACAG TCTTATCTCATAGCTATAGTTGTGCCTGACCCCGAGGTGTTTGTAAGCTGGGCTAAAGAGCGAGGATTTGTAGGGTCCTATGAGGAGCTGTGCCAGAATCCA GACGTTAAGAGTGCCGTTTTAGAGGAAATGAAAGCTGTGGggaaacaagcagggctgaTGTCCTTTGAACAA GTGAAAGACATTTACCTGCACCCAGAGATGTTCAGTGTTGCCAACGGTCTTCTCACGCCCACTCTGAAAAGTAGACGCACCGACATCCGCAGAGTCTTTCAGGAACAGATATCAAGCATGTACAGCAAGACGGCCATTTAA